The Bacillus sp. Bos-x628 genome includes the window TGTCTTAAAAATAAATAGAGAGGACGAGACGTGGTGAAGAAAAAAGCAATCTTATTTTCAAATGGATCATTAATTCAAATGACATTTGAAGAGGTGAGGAAAAGATTTTTACCAATGGTCTATAAGACTATGAAACAAGCTAATTCTAAATTCATATTTAATCAAGTTGAAGAAGAAGATTTTCAGCAAGAATTAGAGCTTGAATTATGGAGAGCTTACGAAGCATATAATTCAGATACGGGGTGCTGTTTTACAACATATCTATATCCGAAGCTAAGAAAAGGAGTAAGAAATGCTACATACTCCCGTTATGCCCAAAAAAATCAAAGTAATGGGGTCTTTTCAATATCATCACCTATTGGTGATGACGATCTCAAGATAGAAGATATGCTCGCTGCCAACGACACATCTTTTGATAACATTACCTCTAAAGAACTTTTTTCAATTATTTTAAAAAATGTTAAAGAAGATGAAATGGACTTACTTAAAATTATTATTGACGTAAAAAATAATCCAGTTAATGCTTATGCCAAAAAACATGGATTAACTCGCCAGGCTGCCAACCAGCGAGTCCTAAAGCTCAAGAAAAGATTACGTGCTATTATCGCCAAAGAATACCTTGAGATCGCCTAACATTAAAAATATTTTTATTCAAAGTCTTACTTTGCTGCCAACAAGGTAAGACTTTTATTTTCCTTAATTATTATAACATAATACAAAGTGGTAATAAATAGAATTTTTCGTTACAGTATTGTTTACTCATGCCTTATGCGCTTCTTTTTATTTCGGTGTGATCTCCCAATTCGCATCTGACGATACATACTTTTTCAAATATTCTATCATTTTTTCTGCTTCTTCATAGCTCTGAAAATCTTCTTCTACTTCCCACACTTTATTATCACCATTTCGCGCGGTAACTACATAAGTCATAAACATTCTCCATTCTTTTCTCGATTCTTGTCTTAAAATTTATTTCAATCCAATGAATCAATAGACTATATTTAAAGCTTATTTATTATTATATATATCACATATGATTAGAACACAAACATTCAAAAAACGTTAAGTTCCCTCGTAAAATTTTAAAACTTCATATTGAAATTACCAAATTTCCATTTTTTTCATTATCCTACAAATAAAACAAATCCTATTCAGAGTCCATTATAAATTAAAATAAATAAAAATAAAAGTGTTTTATTTTTATTAGTAAAGATAAAGAGAAAACAGTTTTTCTTCATTCTCAAACGATTAGATAATGGATTATTTAAGAGTTTATTTAAGAGTTTATTTAAGAAATTATTTACGAATGAATAACTTTCCATTATAATTGAAATGTGTTCCAACCAAAGAAAACTAAGGAGATGCTTTAACTTGACTTTAACCACTGTAATTGATATTGGGAATTTTAGTACAAAATACGCTTATAAGGACAAAAAACAAATTAAAGTAGGTAGTTTTCCTTCCATTCTTCATGACTATAAGGATTTAGAAGACCACGAGGGAATGGAAAGAGTACAGTACAACGAATTAGATTATTATGTTGGGGAAGCCGTTAAGAACTTCTATTTCGGTCGCGAAAAACAGATGTATTTCGGTAATACAAGAAAAGGTCATATGGAAGGCCAAATTCGATTAGTTTATGCTCTCTATACAATCTTTAAAGAAACTGGAAAGAATGAATTCAACTTGATACTAACTTGTCCATATGAAAGTATGATTTCAGATAAAGAATATTTCATCAAAAATTTCAAAGGGGAAAGAGAAGTTATTGTTGAAGGACAACCATTTAAATTCATTGTACATAATATTGTGATGGCAGCAGAAGGATTAGGAGCTTTATATTTCTCAGATTCATTAAATTGTGTCATTGTAGATGCCGGTTCTAAGACATTGAATGTTTTATATTTAGTTAATGGCTCGATAAGTAAGACGGATAGTCATACTATTAACGGTGGAACAATTGATAATTCAATACTGGATTTAGCAAAGACTTTTGCTAAGGTTTGTAGCAATATTAATTATGACTACCCTATTGTTTGTACTGGTGGTAAAGCTAAAGAAATGAAAGAACACCTAGAAGATCTTGGATATTCAGAGGTGAGTTCTGCTGAACTAGGTAAAGAGAGTTCTGCCGAACTAATTAAGGAAGATATGCCTTCTTATTACGTTAATTCAGTCGGTTTACTTCTAAAATATGGTAATAAGTTCGAGGAGATGTTTGCGTGAGACTCGAAGATAGCTTTATGTATCAGATCAATTGGAACAGAAAGAAGTACCCTGAAATTTGTAAAGCTCTTGAGGACGCTAAAAAACGACCGGGAGGAATTGCTTGGTACTTAAGAGAATTGATTCAAAAAGACCTTGAGGAGAAACAAAAAAGGGTTGTTCAGTCGAATCTTGTATATGAGACCGCCCCTCGTATAGTCAATGAGTCTTCTAAACCGAAAACTGAAAAAATTGAATTACCAGATGATTCCGGCGGATTTTTATAAAAATTGAGCTAAAGAAAAAGAGTTATTAATCTGTAGAAAAGTCGATAATAGATCTGATGTATGGTCTATCAAAAAAGTAATTCATAAAGTTTCACTCTTAATCTATTAAAAGGTTCAGCTATTAAGCTGGACCTTTTTTAACTTTTTCATTTACGTTCTCAGTTGTAAGGATATAATTACAAAGTTAAATTTGATAATGGGGGATACTTTATCTATGAATATAACTTTTAATACAGGTGTCATGGGCTCAGGAAAGTCTAAGAAATTAATTGATGATTACTTAATGGATCCAGAAGAGAACGTGGTCCTTTCAGTTTGTTTAATTGAAGATACTTTTTCAATTGGAAAAGTCGAAAGCAGGGATGGACGCAGTCTTAGATCGATCAACTTAAACAAAGACCAAATCAAACAAAATATTTTTTTATTAGAATCCATTATATCTATGACAAACGTTCAAACGATTTATATTGATGAATCACAGTTTCTGTCTAAAGAAACTGTTGAAAAAATTGTGTCATTATCCACGCATTACCATGGGTCTATTCACTTTTATGGTCTTGATCTAACTTTCACAGGAGAGTTGTTTGACTCGTCTAAACATCTTTTAAGCATTCTACCTCCTGAAAATATAAATCGAATTGAACGAAGTTGTGAAGTCTCTATGTGTCCTAAGATAGCTGAATATAATGCTAGAATCGTAGACGGAAAAGTCTCTCGATTCGGAGAAACATTTGTAGAAGAAAAGAATATTTATCTTGCTTTGTGCTCCGACCATTATTACGAATTGAGTTAATAAAAATTTTATTGAATTTTTTAATGAAAAAGTGAGCTTTTTGCTCACTTTTTATTTATTTTATTACATAAAATGTTATAATAAATATAGAAAGATTAATAATCTTTTACCCTGTGGAGGATAAAATGAAAATCAAGATAAAAAAAAATGCTGCTGACATTTATAGAAATGAAAACACTGATCTGTCAGGGGTATATATTGGAGATCCCGTTTGGGAAGATAGACTACAGAAAATTTCTGGGAAAACTTTAGAAGTTGACACAGAAACTTTATTCAAGTATGAATTTAATACTAAACCAATCAAGGGAGTCTCTAAAGAAGGAATTAGAATTCCAGAAGAGTATGTAGAAGAAATTATTGATGATATTAGAAAAGGAAAAGCCTACTGTGAGCTTTGTAATCGAATCTCTGAAAGTGATCAAATCTGTACTAATTGTGGTAAAACTGATTATTTAGAAGTATTCTTCGATGATGAAAATTAAATATAAAAATATCCCACTCTAATCGGAGAAAAAGAGTGGGACTGTGAAATAAATAACTTTAACTCAACTACTGATTTATATTTTACCTAATACATTTCCAATATGTCAACCTTTTCTTCCTTCTTTCGACGATAAAGGAGGATTTTTTCATACTCATTTACGAAAGTTCAACAAAGTATTATAATAATAAAAAATAGCCTAGTTGGCGCTAGACTATTTTTCGATTGGCAGCACCTGAGCAAACCGATCAAAGTTTAACAGGGCTACATGTATGCCTTTTATTAACTTTTGGCTATTTTTAATACAATTATATCAGGTGTTGCTTCGGACTTCAATAAAAAGGAGCAACAAAAATGAGTAAATATTTCACAGCTGATAATCTTGATTCTTTGGTATTTTACCAGGTTCCAAAAATTCTTCTGATCGGAGACAAATACAAAACTATGAATCCGAATGCTATGAAACTCTACATAATTTTAATCGACCGAATCAAGCTCAGTATGATGAACAATTGGAAAGACGAACTCGGAAGGTATTACGTTCGTTTAAGCATTGAAAAAGGTTCAGAGCTTCTCGGATTCTCAGATTCAACTTTCAAAAGAGCAAAGAAAGAATTAGCAAAATACGAACTGTTAGAAGAAAAAAGGGAAGGGATGAACAAGTCCAACATCCTCTATCCTCTGATGTTGGAGTATACCGAAAAAGATATTTATCGGTTAAACAATGAAGTTGATGACCTTTTAATTAAAGCAGAGGAAACAGCCAAAAACATAGATAAAAACTGGATGGGTCAAAAAGAACTTTCCAGTAATGAACGGATAGGTCAAAAAGAACTTTCCGGGAAAGTTCAAATTGAACCATCAAGAGAGGTCAAATTGAACCATCCGGATCGGTCAAAAAGAACCACTAATAATAATAACTCTATTAAAAATAACTTTAATAATAATGAGAATAATCTTGTTAACAAATTGTTAACAAGAGAAGAAACAATACATAATTTAATCTCTGAATATATGAAAAAAGGGTTGACAAAAGAAGTTTGCATTATGGTTTTAAATGAAGTAGAGAAGACTCCAGATGTTAAAAACTTGGGAGCCTATTTTAGAGTATGCCTTGATAATGCTCTTTACAAAAGAAATCTAAAGTATGGAAATATTGATTTTAATGAGAAGAAAACAAATGGCCAAGTACCGTTCTATAATTGGTTAGATAATTAAAATTTAATCTAAAAATATTCCTAAAATCGTTTTACGAATCTAAAAATAAAGGATATAATGTTATAGAAAAATCCAATATATGGGAATGTTTTTAGGAGGATTTTAACTTGACTGCTATTAATAAAGACAAGATTAAAAGATTAGATGATAGAGAGAAGTCTAGAAAGAAAATCGCAATTTGGTATGGCTCGGCAGATAATTATTATCATGGTTTAAAAGAAATCCTTGCTAATGGAACAGATGAGGTTATAAATAATTTTGGTGAAGGAACGGTTACTCTTGAATTATTCGATGATTTTCAAACTGTTCGAATTACAGATACTGGTCGAGGCATACCAATTGATGGTGAAACTGATGGTGTTAAGAATTATGA containing:
- a CDS encoding sigma-70 family RNA polymerase sigma factor; this translates as MKKKAILFSNGSLIQMTFEEVRKRFLPMVYKTMKQANSKFIFNQVEEEDFQQELELELWRAYEAYNSDTGCCFTTYLYPKLRKGVRNATYSRYAQKNQSNGVFSISSPIGDDDLKIEDMLAANDTSFDNITSKELFSIILKNVKEDEMDLLKIIIDVKNNPVNAYAKKHGLTRQAANQRVLKLKKRLRAIIAKEYLEIA
- a CDS encoding thymidine kinase yields the protein MNITFNTGVMGSGKSKKLIDDYLMDPEENVVLSVCLIEDTFSIGKVESRDGRSLRSINLNKDQIKQNIFLLESIISMTNVQTIYIDESQFLSKETVEKIVSLSTHYHGSIHFYGLDLTFTGELFDSSKHLLSILPPENINRIERSCEVSMCPKIAEYNARIVDGKVSRFGETFVEEKNIYLALCSDHYYELS
- a CDS encoding replication initiator protein A — protein: MSKYFTADNLDSLVFYQVPKILLIGDKYKTMNPNAMKLYIILIDRIKLSMMNNWKDELGRYYVRLSIEKGSELLGFSDSTFKRAKKELAKYELLEEKREGMNKSNILYPLMLEYTEKDIYRLNNEVDDLLIKAEETAKNIDKNWMGQKELSSNERIGQKELSGKVQIEPSREVKLNHPDRSKRTTNNNNSIKNNFNNNENNLVNKLLTREETIHNLISEYMKKGLTKEVCIMVLNEVEKTPDVKNLGAYFRVCLDNALYKRNLKYGNIDFNEKKTNGQVPFYNWLDN